In Camelina sativa cultivar DH55 chromosome 16, Cs, whole genome shotgun sequence, a single window of DNA contains:
- the LOC104752902 gene encoding phosphatidate cytidylyltransferase 1-like, with amino-acid sequence MEEEIVTSSPSTPVHRLRHRRRSNEVVLDGGRVNPTPLLVNDRNKYKSFMVRTYSTLWMIGGFVLVVYMGHLYITAMVVVIQIFMAKELFNLLRKAPEDRCLPWIKQLNWHFFFTAMLFVYGRILSQRLANTMTADQFFYRLVSGLIKYHMAICYSLYIIGFIWFILTLKKGMYKYQFGQYAWTHMILIVVFTQSSFTVANIFEGIFWFLLPASLIIINDIFAYIFGFFFGRTPLIKLSPKKTWEGFVGASVTTIIAAFFLANILGRFPWLTCPRQDLSTGWLQCDADPLFKPEPFALPAWIPGWFPWKEILVLPVQWHALCHGLFASIIAPFGGFFASGFKRAFKIKDFGDSIPGHGGITDRMDCQMVMAVFAYIYLQSFIVSQSVSVDKMLDQILTNLTFEEQQALFMKLGQMLKLQ; translated from the exons aTGGAAGAAGAGATTGTTACTAGTTCACCTTCAACACCAGTACATAGGCTTAGGCATCGGAGACGTTCTAATgag GTTGTTTTGGATGGGGGTAGAGTGAATCCGACCCCTTTGTTGGTTAATGATCGGAATAAGTACAAATCTTTCATGGTCCGGACTTACTCGACGTTATGGATGATtggtggttttgttttggttgtctacATGGGACATCTTTATATCACAGCCATGGTGGTTGTTATTCAAATCTTTATGGCTAAAGAGTTGTTTAATCTGCTGAGGAAAGCTCCCGAAGATAGATGTCTCCCTTGGATTAAACAGCTGAATTG GCACTTCTTTTTCACTGCCATGCTTTTCGTATATGGTCGGATCCTTAGTCAACGGTTAGCCAATACCATGACTGCAGATCAGTTCTTTTATCGGCTTGTCAGCGGCCTAATCAAATACCATATGGCTATCTGTTACTCCTTGTATATTATAG GTTTCATATGGTTCATTCTGACATTAAAAAAGGGGATGTACAAGTACCAGTTTGGCCAGTATGCATGGACACACATGATTTTGATAGTCGTGTTTACTCAATCATCTTTCACTGTTGCCAACATTTTTGAAGGGATCTTCTG GTTTCTTCTTCCAGCGTCTTTAATTATAATCAATGACATCTTCGCTTACATTTTCGGTTTCTTCTTTGGAAGAACACCCTTAATAAAGCTATCTCCAAAGAAAACATGGGAGGGATTCGTCGGAGCCTCTGTGACAACTATCATCGCTGCATTTTTT CTCGCAAATATTTTGGGTCGTTTCCCATGGTTGACATGCCCGCGACAG GATTTATCCACTGGCTGGCTACAATGTGACGCTGATCCATTGTTCAAGCCTGAACCCTTTGCTTTACCTGCGTGGATTCCAGGATGG TTTCCTTGGAAGGAAATTTTGGTCCTCCCTGTTCAGTGGCATGCTTTATGCCACGGTTTGTTCGCTTCAATCATAGCACCTTTTGGAGGGTTTTTCGCTAGCGGGTTTAAAAGAGCATTCAAAATCAAG GACTTTGGTGATAGTATTCCAGGACATGGTGGAATCACAGATAGAATGGACTGCCAG ATGGTTATGGCAGTATTTGCTTACATATATCTCCAGTCATTTATAGTCTCGCAAAGCGTTTCGGTTGACAAAATGTTGGACCAG ATATTGACGAACCTTACCTTCGAGGAACAACAAGCTCTCTTCATGAAATTAGGGCAAATGCTGAAGCTTCAATAG
- the LOC104752901 gene encoding uncharacterized protein LOC104752901: MVEIQGRFKRTESAFNMAAARVRPPCDNSSGSDHSPDLSDMVASFMEREGQKVLPVVVQEMDSSSNDNDLEDVNERLGKLLEGLSGSEERMRIVAAVTEVAGTLFVGDISSSSKRQLMAFLRNKGFDAGLCKSRWERSGKYTAGKYTAGKYEYVDVRCDGDHCNRYIVETNLAGEFEIARPTRRYLSILSQVPRVFVGTSEELKHLVRIMCHEMRQSMKHVGIHVPPWRRNGYMQAKWFDLYKRTSTTATNYEMVDSNDTTAFKGCKEEFWETRGLKVMVGQLSVAFNASGVEV; the protein is encoded by the exons ATGGTGGAGATTCAGGGAAGATTCAAGAGAACTGAGTCGGCTTTCAACATGGCGGCGGCGCGTGTACGTCCGCCGTGTGATAACAGCAGCGGGAGCGATCATTCCCCGGATCTTTCGGATATGGTCGCATCTTTTATGGAGAGAGAGGGACAAAAAGTATTACCGGTGGTGGTACAAGAAATGGATTCTTCTTCCAACGATAATGATCTGGAAGATGTGAATGAGAGGTTAGGGAAGCTTTTAGAAGGTTTATCCGGCAGCGAAGAGAGGATGAGAATAGTGGCGGCGGTGACGGAGGTTGCTGGAACGTTGTTCGTCGGAGATATTAGTTCTTCTTCTAAGCGTCAATTGATGGCTTTTCTACGTAACAAGGGTTTTGATGCag GTCTTTGCAAGTCGCGCTGGGAGAGATCCGGCAAGTACACCGCCGGCAAGTACACCGCCGGAAAATATGAGTACGTCGACGTTAGATGCGACGGGGATCATTGTAATCGGTACATCGTCGAAACAAACCTTGCCGGAGAATTTGAGATAGCCCGACCAACGAGAAGGTACCTTTCAATACTAAGCCAAGTGCCACGTGTCTTCGTGGGAACTTCGGAGGAGCTGAAACATCTCGTGAGGATCATGTGCCACGAGATGAGACAGTCGATGAAGCACGTAGGGATCCACGTGCCGCCGTGGAGGAGAAACGGTTACATGCAAGCTAAGTGGTTTGATTTGTATAAACGAACCTCAACGACGGCAACAAATTACGAAATGGTTGATAGTAATGATACGACGGCGTTTAAGGGTTGCAAGGAAGAGTTTTGGGAAACGAGAGGTCTTAAGGTTATGGTTGGTCAGCTCTCAGTTGCTTTCAACGCTAGTGGAGTTGAAgtgtaa